The nucleotide sequence CTCCGACATGGCGACGGATCTGTGCTTGCCGCCGGTACAGCCCACGGCGACCGTCACATAGCGCTTGCCCTCACGGCGGTACCCGGTGGCGATCAGCTGGAGCAGCTCCGTGTAGCGGTCGAGGAACTCCTTGGCGCCCGGCTGGTTGAAGACGTAGTTGGACACCTCCTCGTTGAGCCCGGTGAACGGGCGCAGCTCGGGGACCCAGTGCGGATTGGGCAGGAAGCGGCAGTCCACGACGAGGTCGGCGTCGACCGGTAGGCCGTACTTGTAGCCGAACGACATGACCGTCGCCCGCAGCTCGGGCTTCTCGTCGCCCGCGAACCCGGCGTCCAGCTTGGCGCGCAGCTCGTGGACGTTGAGGCTGGAGGTGTCGATCACCAGATCGGCGTCGCCGCGCAGCTCGCGCAGCAGATCACGCTCGGCGTCGATGCCGTCCACGATCCGGCCGTCGCCCTGGAGCGGATGCGGGCGGCGCACCGACTCGAACCGGCGTACCAGCGTCTCGTCGGAGGACTCCAGGAAGACGATCCGCCGGGTGACGCCCTTGGCGTCGAGGTCGGCCAGCGACTCGCGGAGGTTGTCGAAGAACCTGCGCCCCCGTACGTCCACGACGACGGCGATCCTGGCCACGTTGCCCTGCGAGCGGGCGCCCAGCTCCACCATGGTGGGGATCAGCGCGGGCGGCAGGTTGTCCACGACGAACCAGCCGAGGTCTTCGAGACACTTGGCCGCCGTGCTGCGCCCGGCGCCCGACATACCGGAGATGATCACCAGCTCGGGGATGGCCGGTTCCGCGACGTCCCCGGTCTCCTTGGCGCTGCCCGTACTCACGTGCTCTGCTCCGTCCCGGTCGTGATCAGTCATCCGCACTGCCCTCGTTGTCTTCCATGATCTCTCCTGTTGCCGTGTTGACGGCGGGTGCGGGCGGCGCCGCCTTGGCGAGCGCCACGACCACGGCCTCGGCCGTCTTCCGGCCGAGCCCGGGAACCTCACAGATCTGCTCGATTGTCGCCTGCCGCAGCTTCTTCACCGAGCCGAAATGCTTGATGAGTGCCTGTTTCCGCGACTCTCCGAGACCCGGTACGTCGTCCAGCGGGCTGGTCCTGATCCGTTTGGCCCTTTTCGCCCGCTGGTAGGTGATCGCGAAGCGGTGCGCCTCGTCCCGTACCCGCTGGAGCAGATACAGGCCCTCGCTGGACCGGGGCAGCACCACCGGGTCGGTGTCGTCGGGCAGCCAGACCTCTTCGAGGCGCTTGGCGAGGCCGCAGACGGCGACGTCGTCGATCCCCAGCTCGTCCAGGGCCCGCTTGGCC is from Streptomyces sp. NBC_00370 and encodes:
- the rapZ gene encoding RNase adapter RapZ, whose translation is MTDHDRDGAEHVSTGSAKETGDVAEPAIPELVIISGMSGAGRSTAAKCLEDLGWFVVDNLPPALIPTMVELGARSQGNVARIAVVVDVRGRRFFDNLRESLADLDAKGVTRRIVFLESSDETLVRRFESVRRPHPLQGDGRIVDGIDAERDLLRELRGDADLVIDTSSLNVHELRAKLDAGFAGDEKPELRATVMSFGYKYGLPVDADLVVDCRFLPNPHWVPELRPFTGLNEEVSNYVFNQPGAKEFLDRYTELLQLIATGYRREGKRYVTVAVGCTGGKHRSVAMSEKLAARLATEGIETVVVHRDMGRE